Proteins found in one Planctomycetaceae bacterium genomic segment:
- the nuoE gene encoding NADH-quinone oxidoreductase subunit NuoE yields the protein MSHTCTCTHTDNWNDVRAAAEATLEADIVTYISQCAQSDRPQSHLISILHRVQGRYSYLSREHMDAVAQLLGVPTSSVTGVATFYHFFRLQPQGRYKVSVCLGTACYVKGAQAIADRLRAELGVEFGQTSADNMFTLEPARCLGTCGLAPVIMIDGNVHGPITADQVPATLEKYRLAATHAAASA from the coding sequence ATGAGTCACACCTGCACCTGCACCCATACCGATAACTGGAATGACGTTCGCGCCGCCGCCGAGGCCACCCTCGAGGCCGACATCGTCACGTACATCAGCCAGTGCGCCCAGAGCGACAGACCGCAGAGCCACCTGATCTCGATCCTCCATCGAGTCCAGGGACGCTACTCGTACCTGTCGCGGGAGCACATGGATGCGGTGGCCCAATTGCTGGGCGTGCCGACCTCCAGCGTCACCGGCGTGGCGACGTTCTACCACTTCTTCCGCCTCCAGCCGCAGGGGCGATACAAGGTCAGCGTCTGCCTGGGCACGGCCTGCTACGTCAAGGGCGCTCAGGCCATCGCCGACAGGCTGCGGGCCGAACTGGGCGTCGAATTCGGCCAGACCAGCGCCGACAACATGTTCACCCTCGAGCCAGCCCGCTGCCTGGGCACGTGCGGCTTGGCGCCGGTCATCATGATCGACGGCAACGTCCACGGACCCATCACGGCCGACCAGGTGCCCGCCACCTTGGAGAAATACCGCTTGGCGGCTACCCACGCAGCGGCGTCCGCTTGA
- a CDS encoding HEAT repeat domain-containing protein, with protein MLAKDSSPEARADAAKAIGEAWDCDHVPDLITALKDPEPVVVRQVHKSLARICGIEPGQTSSDPAIQRERLIKYYKAFWRLSGPVITRYHYEHRGK; from the coding sequence ATGCTGGCAAAAGACTCCAGCCCCGAGGCCCGCGCCGACGCCGCCAAGGCCATCGGCGAGGCCTGGGATTGCGATCACGTTCCGGACCTGATCACCGCGCTGAAAGACCCCGAGCCGGTCGTCGTGCGACAGGTACACAAGTCGCTGGCCCGCATTTGCGGGATCGAGCCCGGCCAGACCAGTTCCGACCCGGCCATTCAGCGCGAGCGGCTCATCAAATACTACAAAGCCTTCTGGAGACTTTCCGGGCCCGTCATCACGCGTTATCACTACGAGCACAGAGGCAAATAG
- a CDS encoding NADH-quinone oxidoreductase subunit NuoF: MPKQSVSIHYQALVEESRRILAQRDSGNLIRIQVGSATCEDAAGANEVFDEFRKHIEASGRSDIRLRRTGCTGRCSCEPIVSLLVAGQAPVKYERVNREIVHRIFTQHVMAGKPLTEEVLDVETAGLRKFEFLFCSGARCGRKVLPDLPELLAAKLKTAGVSEQDYCIVHANCFGLCPANHEGNAVHMMVRPWQAIYRLASEADLERVIRQQVVGGQVVQELVVHDQPISQRFFALYGDVAFFHRQSRIALRNSGLIDPEDLYEYVAVKGFEAAAAVLGRNDPQWAIEQVSQAKLRGRGGAGFPTGTKWANASRSPETTRYIICNADEGDPGAFMDRSMLEGDPFSVIEGMIIGGFAIGAHRGFLYVRAEYPMAIRRLENAIELCRKNGLLGKNILGSGYDLDLEIRLGAGAFVCGEETALIHSIEGLRGQPRVRPPFPSEAGLWGKPTVINNVETFTNVPVVFLYGPQWFASLGTPASGGTKVFALAGKVSHTGLVEVPMGTSLRQIVFDVGGGVPGGKKLKAIQTGGPAGGCIPAQFLDTPVDFDTLGKLGSIMGSGGMIVMDEDDCMVDIAKFFLGFTADESCGKCTPCREGTRRMLEIVERITEGKGVIEDLEKLERLGKLIRKSSLCGLGRAAPNPVLSTLKYFRHEYEAHIHQRHCAAGRCAALLRYTVVVDKCVGCTACARKCPAACITGSSKKVHQIDQQRCIRCGACFKACRFDAIARA; encoded by the coding sequence ATGCCTAAGCAGTCGGTTTCAATACACTATCAAGCCCTGGTGGAGGAGTCCCGCAGGATTCTCGCCCAGCGCGATAGTGGCAACCTCATCCGAATCCAGGTTGGCTCGGCCACCTGCGAGGACGCCGCCGGGGCCAACGAAGTCTTTGACGAGTTCCGCAAGCACATTGAGGCCTCCGGACGCTCGGACATCCGCCTGCGCCGAACCGGCTGCACCGGTCGATGCAGTTGCGAGCCGATCGTCTCGCTGCTGGTGGCCGGCCAAGCTCCGGTGAAGTACGAGCGGGTGAATCGCGAGATAGTCCACCGCATCTTCACTCAGCACGTCATGGCAGGCAAGCCGCTGACGGAGGAAGTTCTGGACGTCGAGACCGCGGGGCTGCGGAAGTTCGAGTTCCTCTTCTGCTCCGGCGCCCGCTGCGGACGCAAGGTCCTGCCCGACCTGCCGGAACTGCTTGCCGCCAAGCTCAAGACCGCCGGCGTCAGCGAGCAAGACTACTGCATCGTCCATGCCAACTGTTTTGGCCTGTGCCCGGCGAACCATGAGGGAAACGCCGTTCACATGATGGTGCGGCCCTGGCAGGCAATTTACCGTCTGGCCAGCGAGGCAGACCTGGAGCGCGTGATCCGCCAGCAGGTTGTCGGCGGGCAGGTTGTGCAGGAGTTGGTCGTTCACGACCAGCCCATCAGCCAGCGGTTTTTCGCACTCTACGGAGACGTGGCGTTCTTCCATCGCCAGAGCCGCATCGCCCTGCGCAACAGCGGCCTGATCGACCCGGAAGACCTTTACGAATACGTGGCGGTCAAGGGTTTCGAGGCCGCCGCCGCAGTGCTCGGGCGGAACGATCCGCAGTGGGCGATCGAGCAGGTTTCCCAGGCGAAGCTTCGTGGGCGCGGCGGAGCGGGTTTCCCCACAGGCACCAAGTGGGCCAACGCGTCCAGGAGCCCTGAGACCACTCGCTACATCATCTGCAATGCCGACGAAGGCGACCCGGGCGCGTTCATGGACCGCAGCATGCTTGAAGGCGATCCCTTCAGCGTGATCGAGGGCATGATCATCGGCGGTTTTGCCATCGGCGCCCACCGAGGCTTCCTGTACGTGCGGGCCGAATACCCCATGGCCATCCGCCGCCTGGAGAACGCCATCGAGCTGTGCCGCAAGAACGGGCTGCTGGGCAAGAACATCCTCGGCAGCGGGTACGACCTGGACCTGGAGATTCGGCTGGGCGCCGGGGCGTTCGTCTGCGGCGAGGAGACAGCCCTGATCCACTCGATCGAAGGCCTGCGCGGCCAGCCGCGAGTGCGCCCGCCCTTCCCCAGCGAAGCAGGCCTGTGGGGCAAGCCCACCGTCATCAACAACGTCGAGACGTTCACCAACGTGCCGGTGGTGTTCCTGTACGGGCCGCAGTGGTTTGCCTCCCTGGGCACGCCCGCCAGCGGCGGCACGAAAGTCTTCGCGCTGGCCGGCAAGGTCAGCCACACCGGACTGGTCGAAGTGCCGATGGGAACCTCGCTGCGGCAGATCGTCTTTGATGTCGGCGGCGGCGTGCCCGGCGGCAAGAAGCTCAAGGCCATCCAGACCGGCGGCCCCGCCGGCGGATGTATTCCGGCACAGTTCCTCGACACGCCGGTCGACTTCGACACCCTGGGCAAGCTCGGTTCGATCATGGGATCGGGCGGCATGATCGTGATGGACGAAGATGACTGCATGGTCGACATCGCCAAGTTTTTCCTGGGCTTCACGGCAGACGAATCGTGCGGCAAATGCACGCCCTGCCGCGAAGGCACGCGGCGCATGCTTGAGATCGTCGAGCGCATTACTGAAGGCAAGGGCGTGATCGAAGACCTTGAAAAGCTCGAGCGGTTGGGCAAGCTCATCCGCAAGAGTTCGCTGTGCGGCCTGGGGCGGGCGGCGCCCAACCCGGTGCTCAGCACGCTCAAGTATTTCCGCCACGAGTACGAAGCACACATCCACCAGCGGCACTGCGCGGCGGGACGATGTGCAGCCCTGCTGCGGTACACCGTGGTGGTTGACAAGTGCGTGGGATGCACCGCCTGCGCCCGCAAGTGCCCGGCGGCGTGCATTACCGGTTCGTCCAAAAAGGTTCACCAGATCGATCAGCAGCGGTGCATTCGCTGCGGCGCATGCTTCAAAGCCTGCCGCTTCGATGCTATTGCCAGGGCCTGA
- a CDS encoding HEAT repeat domain-containing protein — MLKRPWFWIVSALVIAAVAAAFSMSRESDDIEQMRRAQDISGLARVIAAGNETDACRAIKALSAMGKHEAVAPIVSATADPRQVIRQHAVLAVARAAPRKYGTLLTDKLLNDESADVRAVAARAIGESWDFKRMPELITAMEKDSNEEVFRQAQRSAARICGMEPGYESATDLATRRARAVKFYDRCWKVYGDILKRYHGDYLGRDDKKQ; from the coding sequence GTGCTGAAACGACCGTGGTTCTGGATCGTGAGTGCGCTGGTGATTGCGGCAGTAGCCGCGGCTTTCTCCATGTCACGCGAGAGCGACGACATCGAGCAGATGCGCCGCGCGCAGGACATCAGCGGACTGGCACGCGTTATCGCCGCCGGCAACGAAACCGATGCCTGCCGGGCCATCAAGGCCCTGAGCGCGATGGGCAAACACGAAGCCGTCGCCCCCATCGTCTCCGCTACCGCCGACCCGCGCCAGGTCATCCGCCAGCACGCAGTCCTGGCGGTGGCCCGGGCCGCCCCTCGCAAGTATGGTACCCTGCTGACCGACAAGCTTCTCAATGACGAATCAGCCGATGTCCGCGCCGTCGCGGCGCGGGCGATCGGCGAGAGCTGGGACTTCAAACGCATGCCCGAGCTGATCACGGCCATGGAAAAAGACTCCAATGAAGAGGTCTTCCGCCAGGCCCAGCGCTCGGCCGCCCGCATCTGCGGGATGGAACCCGGATACGAATCCGCCACCGACCTCGCCACCCGCCGTGCCAGGGCCGTCAAATTCTACGACCGGTGCTGGAAAGTCTACGGAGACATCCTCAAACGCTACCACGGCGACTACCTCGGCCGGGATGACAAGAAGCAATAG
- a CDS encoding NADH-dependent [FeFe] hydrogenase, group A6, with protein MTQTTETKTVTFTIDGQKVTVPAGTTIMEAAEMLGIRIPRLCYHPDLSLSGSCRVCVVDVEEMGYYMAACATKVWEGMIVRSNSPEIRQARRDIVELLLDNHPKECQTCERDGNCELQNLAYSLGVRHRIFEGSRKDFPCDDSGSAVVRDPNKCILCGRCVRVCDEVQGVHNLSQQGRGFLTRVAPAHDAPMDESVCIQCGQCINVCPTAAFLEQDATEAVLAALADPTKHVVVQTAPSIRAAIGEGFGLPPGTPSTSKMVAALRRLGFEAVFDTNFTADLTIMEESNEFLQRLAGNGPLPLLTSCSPGWVNFLEKFYPEMIPNASTCRSPMGMMSALLKTWYARKIGVDPKDIFVVAVMPCVAKKFEARRPEHYLQEGIPLTDAVLTTREAIWLIKSFGIDYWQLPTMEFWEMPKDTFDSPMGVSSGAGDIFGTTGGVMEATLRTAIEKITGQRADKIEFTEVRAVEGLREATLSVGGREVRLAVANGLNNAKIVLDKVLAGEKYDVIEVMACPGGCIGGGGQPYPPKGVKVLDPALLAQRASALYSIDQDKTMRRSHENPAIAELYSEFLGQPGSEIAHTLLHTHYKARLPRGIR; from the coding sequence ATGACACAAACCACTGAAACCAAAACGGTCACGTTCACCATCGACGGCCAGAAGGTCACCGTCCCGGCCGGCACGACCATCATGGAAGCGGCCGAGATGCTGGGGATCCGCATCCCGCGGCTGTGCTACCATCCGGACCTGAGCCTTTCGGGCTCCTGCCGCGTCTGCGTGGTCGACGTCGAAGAGATGGGCTACTACATGGCCGCCTGCGCCACCAAGGTCTGGGAGGGCATGATCGTACGGTCCAACTCGCCGGAGATCCGCCAGGCCCGTCGCGACATCGTCGAGCTGCTGCTGGACAATCATCCCAAGGAATGCCAGACCTGCGAACGCGACGGAAACTGCGAGCTGCAGAACCTGGCGTACTCGCTGGGCGTGAGGCACCGGATCTTCGAGGGAAGCCGCAAAGACTTCCCTTGCGACGACAGCGGCTCGGCCGTCGTCCGCGACCCCAACAAATGCATCCTCTGCGGGCGTTGCGTCCGCGTGTGCGACGAAGTGCAGGGCGTCCACAACCTCAGCCAGCAGGGCCGCGGGTTCCTCACGCGCGTCGCGCCCGCGCACGACGCCCCGATGGACGAATCGGTCTGCATCCAGTGCGGGCAGTGCATCAACGTGTGCCCCACCGCCGCGTTCCTCGAGCAGGACGCCACCGAGGCCGTCCTGGCGGCGCTGGCCGATCCGACCAAACACGTGGTGGTGCAGACGGCCCCGTCGATCCGTGCCGCCATCGGCGAAGGGTTCGGCCTGCCGCCGGGAACGCCTTCGACGTCCAAGATGGTCGCCGCCCTTCGGCGCCTGGGCTTTGAGGCTGTCTTCGACACCAACTTCACAGCCGACTTGACGATCATGGAAGAGTCCAATGAGTTCCTGCAGCGGCTGGCTGGCAATGGCCCGCTGCCGCTGCTGACGTCGTGCTCGCCGGGCTGGGTGAATTTTCTGGAGAAGTTTTACCCCGAGATGATTCCCAACGCCTCCACGTGCCGCTCGCCGATGGGCATGATGTCCGCCCTGCTCAAGACCTGGTACGCCAGGAAGATCGGCGTCGATCCCAAGGACATCTTTGTGGTGGCGGTCATGCCCTGCGTGGCCAAGAAGTTCGAGGCTCGCCGCCCCGAGCATTACCTCCAGGAAGGCATCCCGCTGACCGACGCGGTGCTGACCACGCGCGAGGCGATCTGGCTGATCAAGAGTTTCGGGATCGATTACTGGCAACTGCCCACGATGGAATTCTGGGAAATGCCCAAGGACACTTTCGATTCGCCGATGGGAGTCTCAAGCGGCGCCGGCGACATCTTCGGCACCACCGGCGGCGTCATGGAGGCGACTCTCCGCACCGCCATCGAGAAGATTACCGGCCAGCGCGCCGACAAGATCGAGTTCACTGAAGTCCGGGCGGTCGAGGGCCTGCGAGAGGCCACGCTATCGGTCGGCGGGCGCGAGGTGCGCCTGGCAGTGGCCAACGGCCTCAATAACGCCAAGATCGTGCTCGACAAGGTCCTGGCCGGCGAGAAGTACGACGTGATCGAAGTCATGGCCTGCCCCGGCGGATGCATCGGCGGCGGCGGTCAGCCGTACCCGCCCAAAGGCGTTAAGGTGCTCGATCCGGCCCTGCTGGCGCAGCGGGCGTCGGCCCTGTACAGCATCGACCAGGACAAGACGATGCGCCGCTCGCACGAGAATCCGGCCATCGCTGAACTTTACAGCGAGTTCCTGGGCCAGCCCGGAAGCGAAATCGCGCACACCCTGCTCCACACCCATTACAAGGCAAGGCTCCCACGAGGCATTCGATGA
- a CDS encoding right-handed parallel beta-helix repeat-containing protein, translating into MTTELFVSPQGNDSNPGTKSKPLATLAAARDAVRKLKKPAKGDITVWIAGGTYPIRQTVVFGLEDSAAGGRVVYSAVPGQEPVLSAGVRIAGWRKVEGDLPGLPAKARGKVYQADLPQGLGTFHTLFCGLTRLPRARCEGFTPPVESTGWTGETADARTQMPFPPGAMKNWANIADVEFSIVPAAPWTMNVLPVESIDTQKNIVRTAFMSTYALTKPRFGKFQSGSVFVENVFEGMNKPRTWVVDSKARKVYLWAESGKLTPNDKSKAEPRVDLENIFAPCLTELVRVEGKIDVDAPQDTPVRGIVLRGLTFAHGERFTWTKDHVGWGLQHDWEMYDAPSAMLRFRGVEKCAVEACRFTASGGTAVRLDLHCMDNRVTDCVIEHVGGAGVLLAGYGLGTKDVNKRNAVVNNHIHHVGETYWHSSGIFAWQSGENVIANNLIHNMPYTGIVASGRICPDPNGVAECSRSVRTKEVAALLGDKPHTWHNREPLMHSRRNQIERNEIRDVMEVLEDGNCIYISGAGGGNVVRNNFLHHCESIHMAEGIRCDDDQHATLIEGNILWRIGGLASFIAIKGVNDVVNNIMAVPVQPPMRGMLSLECAPINWSLVERNIYYAVSRKDKAIGQGMTYYRMNVWLRDTRADYNLYFNAADAKWGQRLLDEERQYGIESHSVAADPEFVDLEKGDFRLKKTSPALKMGFVPIDQKGIGLQRKVGPQSLKK; encoded by the coding sequence ATGACCACCGAGCTTTTCGTTTCACCCCAAGGCAACGACTCCAATCCCGGAACCAAAAGCAAACCACTGGCCACGCTGGCGGCCGCCCGCGACGCCGTGCGAAAGCTCAAGAAGCCCGCTAAAGGCGACATCACCGTCTGGATCGCCGGCGGAACGTATCCGATTCGCCAGACGGTCGTCTTTGGTCTGGAAGACTCCGCCGCCGGCGGGCGCGTGGTCTACTCAGCCGTTCCGGGGCAGGAGCCGGTGCTCTCTGCCGGCGTGCGCATCGCAGGATGGCGCAAGGTCGAGGGCGACTTGCCCGGCCTTCCCGCCAAGGCCCGCGGCAAGGTGTACCAGGCCGACCTGCCGCAGGGGCTGGGGACGTTCCACACGCTGTTCTGCGGCCTGACCCGCCTGCCGCGTGCCCGCTGCGAAGGCTTCACGCCGCCGGTGGAGTCGACGGGATGGACCGGCGAGACGGCCGACGCCCGCACGCAGATGCCCTTCCCGCCCGGGGCGATGAAGAACTGGGCGAACATTGCCGACGTCGAGTTCTCGATCGTCCCGGCGGCCCCGTGGACGATGAACGTGCTGCCCGTCGAGTCGATCGACACCCAGAAGAACATCGTGCGCACCGCGTTCATGAGCACCTATGCGCTGACCAAACCCCGCTTCGGAAAGTTCCAGAGCGGGAGCGTCTTCGTCGAGAATGTTTTTGAAGGCATGAACAAACCCCGGACGTGGGTCGTCGACTCCAAGGCGAGGAAGGTCTATCTCTGGGCGGAATCGGGGAAACTAACGCCAAACGACAAGTCCAAAGCCGAGCCTCGCGTAGACCTTGAGAACATCTTTGCTCCGTGTCTGACGGAGTTGGTTCGCGTCGAAGGCAAGATCGATGTCGACGCGCCGCAGGACACGCCCGTGCGCGGGATCGTCCTGCGCGGGCTCACCTTCGCCCACGGTGAGCGGTTCACCTGGACGAAGGACCACGTCGGTTGGGGTCTGCAGCATGACTGGGAAATGTACGACGCCCCCTCGGCGATGCTGCGGTTTCGCGGGGTGGAGAAATGCGCCGTCGAGGCCTGCCGCTTTACCGCCTCCGGCGGAACCGCCGTGCGCCTCGACCTGCACTGCATGGACAACCGGGTGACCGACTGCGTCATTGAGCACGTCGGCGGCGCGGGGGTGCTGCTGGCGGGCTACGGCCTGGGAACCAAGGACGTCAACAAGCGCAACGCCGTCGTGAACAATCACATTCACCACGTGGGCGAGACGTACTGGCACAGCAGCGGCATCTTCGCCTGGCAGAGCGGCGAGAACGTCATCGCCAACAACCTCATCCACAACATGCCTTACACCGGAATCGTCGCCAGCGGGCGAATCTGCCCCGACCCCAACGGCGTCGCCGAGTGCTCGCGCAGCGTGCGAACTAAGGAAGTCGCCGCTCTTCTGGGCGACAAGCCGCACACCTGGCACAACCGCGAGCCGCTCATGCACTCGCGCCGAAACCAGATCGAACGCAACGAGATCCGCGACGTGATGGAAGTACTCGAGGACGGCAACTGCATCTACATCTCCGGCGCCGGCGGCGGAAACGTGGTGCGAAACAACTTCCTCCACCACTGCGAAAGCATCCACATGGCCGAGGGCATCCGCTGCGACGACGACCAGCACGCCACGCTCATCGAAGGCAACATCCTCTGGCGCATCGGAGGGCTGGCCAGCTTCATCGCCATCAAGGGCGTCAACGACGTCGTCAACAACATCATGGCCGTGCCCGTGCAGCCGCCAATGCGCGGCATGCTCTCGCTGGAGTGCGCCCCGATCAACTGGTCGCTGGTCGAACGGAACATCTACTACGCCGTGTCTCGCAAAGACAAGGCCATCGGCCAGGGCATGACCTACTACCGCATGAACGTGTGGCTGCGCGATACGCGGGCAGACTATAACCTCTACTTCAACGCCGCCGACGCCAAGTGGGGCCAGCGCCTGCTGGACGAGGAACGCCAGTACGGCATCGAGAGCCACTCCGTCGCGGCCGACCCCGAGTTCGTCGATCTGGAGAAGGGCGACTTCCGCCTGAAGAAGACCTCCCCCGCCCTGAAGATGGGCTTCGTGCCCATCGACCAGAAGGGCATCGGCCTGCAGCGCAAAGTGGGCCCGCAGTCGCTGAAGAAGTAG
- the purM gene encoding phosphoribosylformylglycinamidine cyclo-ligase produces MTSSAAMTYKAAGVDIDAGDEMVDLIAPLVKRTHTPRVLDRFGGFAGLFSLDFQEDLLKRDYRDPVLVACTDGVGTKLKVALGMNVLDTVGVDLVAMNVNDLICTGGEPLFFLDYLGVGKLDPQRMASIVRGMVDGCMQASCALLGGETAEMPAFYKPKEFDLAGFAVGVVERKSIIDGSRVEAGDVAIALASSGLHSNGYGLARKVLLGKGQFKLTDRPAALGGASVGEEMLRPTRIYVKSVLDILHRYRVKRPVKALAHITGGGIEGNLLRVIPPGLGVRAKRDSWTVPPIFSLIAERGPVDSLEMFRVFNMGVGFVLVVSPAFAEPIMNRLAALGERPWILGRVRKGPSELQWS; encoded by the coding sequence ATGACATCATCCGCCGCCATGACCTACAAAGCCGCCGGGGTGGATATCGACGCCGGCGACGAAATGGTCGACCTGATCGCCCCGCTGGTCAAGCGCACGCACACCCCGCGCGTGCTCGACCGCTTCGGCGGCTTCGCCGGCCTCTTCAGCCTGGACTTTCAGGAGGACCTCCTCAAGCGCGACTACCGCGACCCGGTGCTGGTGGCCTGCACCGACGGCGTGGGCACCAAGCTCAAAGTCGCCCTGGGCATGAACGTGCTGGACACCGTCGGGGTGGACCTGGTGGCCATGAACGTCAACGACCTGATCTGCACCGGCGGCGAACCGCTGTTCTTTCTCGATTACCTGGGCGTGGGCAAGCTCGATCCGCAGCGCATGGCCTCGATCGTCCGCGGCATGGTCGACGGATGCATGCAGGCCAGTTGCGCCCTGCTGGGCGGCGAAACGGCCGAGATGCCCGCCTTCTACAAGCCCAAGGAGTTCGACCTGGCGGGCTTCGCCGTCGGCGTCGTCGAACGCAAGAGCATCATCGACGGCAGCCGCGTCGAGGCCGGCGATGTGGCTATCGCCCTGGCCAGCAGCGGGCTGCACTCCAACGGATACGGTCTGGCGCGCAAGGTGCTTCTGGGCAAGGGGCAGTTCAAGCTCACCGATCGCCCGGCCGCTTTGGGCGGCGCCAGCGTGGGCGAGGAGATGCTCCGCCCGACGCGCATCTACGTCAAGAGCGTGCTGGACATCCTGCACCGCTACCGCGTCAAGCGCCCCGTCAAGGCGCTGGCGCACATCACCGGCGGGGGCATCGAGGGCAACCTCCTGCGCGTGATCCCGCCGGGCCTGGGCGTCCGGGCCAAACGCGACAGTTGGACTGTCCCGCCGATCTTCAGTCTCATCGCCGAACGCGGACCGGTCGATTCGCTGGAGATGTTCCGCGTCTTCAACATGGGCGTCGGGTTCGTCCTGGTGGTCTCGCCGGCCTTTGCCGAACCGATCATGAACCGCCTGGCCGCACTGGGCGAACGACCCTGGATTCTCGGTCGAGTCCGAAAAGGCCCCAGCGAGTTGCAGTGGTCTTAG
- a CDS encoding type II toxin-antitoxin system HicA family toxin, with protein sequence MASEVRFAEIKKMLERKGYFLERISGSHHIFKKPGVRSLPIPVHRGKVHPAYVRMIQKLEA encoded by the coding sequence ATGGCAAGCGAAGTCCGATTCGCGGAAATCAAGAAGATGCTGGAACGGAAGGGTTACTTCCTGGAGCGGATTTCAGGCTCGCACCACATTTTCAAGAAACCCGGCGTCCGCAGCTTGCCCATCCCGGTGCATCGCGGCAAGGTGCATCCGGCTTACGTGCGGATGATACAAAAGCTGGAGGCATGA
- a CDS encoding ribokinase, whose amino-acid sequence MPDKPQILVVGSIAMDMAMHCPHLPSVGQTIRAANFVTSPGGKGLLQATAAARMGGQVRLIGCVGDDVLGRQLIDALQEEGIDTAAVCTRSGLPTGVAVILVDSKGENTSIVSAGANAAVTADDHLFTHEDMFKTADIVLLQLELPLPTLRAAANLARSHGCTIVLDPAPGMQGLCSELSHVDVICPNVIQAELITGKQTGEERGDMNIGLDLIAQGAQAAVLKLGPRGCLVVTGGGEFERVPPYKVDIADTSGAGDAFTGALVVALARKHDLATAAKWANAAGALACTRIGTLAALPTYDEVRLLMADNNK is encoded by the coding sequence ATGCCTGACAAACCGCAAATCCTGGTCGTCGGTTCCATTGCCATGGACATGGCCATGCACTGCCCGCACCTGCCTTCCGTCGGGCAGACCATCCGCGCCGCCAACTTCGTCACCAGCCCCGGCGGCAAGGGGCTGCTCCAGGCCACCGCCGCCGCCCGCATGGGCGGGCAGGTCCGCCTCATCGGCTGCGTGGGCGATGACGTGCTCGGGCGCCAGCTCATCGACGCCCTGCAGGAAGAAGGAATCGACACCGCCGCCGTCTGCACCCGTTCCGGCTTGCCCACGGGCGTGGCCGTGATCCTGGTGGATTCCAAGGGCGAGAACACCAGCATCGTCTCGGCCGGCGCCAACGCCGCCGTGACGGCCGACGACCACCTCTTCACGCACGAGGATATGTTCAAGACCGCCGATATCGTCCTGCTGCAACTGGAGCTGCCCCTGCCGACGCTTCGGGCGGCCGCCAACCTCGCCCGCAGCCACGGCTGCACGATCGTGCTGGACCCTGCCCCGGGCATGCAGGGGCTGTGCAGCGAGCTGTCGCACGTGGACGTGATCTGCCCCAACGTGATCCAGGCCGAGCTGATCACCGGCAAGCAGACCGGCGAGGAGCGCGGCGACATGAATATCGGGCTGGACCTGATCGCCCAGGGCGCCCAGGCCGCCGTGCTCAAACTGGGCCCGCGCGGATGCCTGGTCGTCACCGGCGGGGGCGAGTTCGAACGCGTACCGCCGTACAAGGTCGACATCGCCGACACCAGCGGCGCCGGCGACGCCTTCACCGGAGCGCTCGTCGTAGCCCTGGCCCGAAAGCACGACCTGGCCACAGCCGCCAAATGGGCCAACGCCGCCGGCGCCCTGGCCTGCACCCGAATCGGCACCCTCGCCGCCCTGCCCACCTACGACGAAGTCCGCCTCCTGATGGCCGACAACAACAAGTAG